The Pantoea sp. Aalb genomic interval GATCCAAAACAATGTGGATTAAAAATAGGTAAAGAAACATTTACATTGTTTGGCCCATCATTAATTAAAATATTACAAGATAGAAAATTTAAAGTATTTCTAGATCTTAAATTTCATGATATTCCACATACAACTGCATGCGCTGTATCTGCAGCTGCAGATTTAGGAGTATGGATAGTCAATGTACATGCTTATGGAGGAGAACGTATGATGAATGCTGCACGTGAATCTCTAATACCATTTGGTAAAAATGCACCGTTGCTTATTGCAGTTACTGTACTTACTAGTATTAACCAAAAAGATCTCAATGAATTAGGTATTAATTTAACTCCAGCGCAACAAGGTGAAAAATTAGCACGATTAGCAAGCAAATGTGGATTAGATGGTGTGATTTGTTCTGCGCAAGAAGCAGCACTTTTAAAAAAAGTTAACCAAAATTTTATTATAGTAACACCAGGAATTCGTTTGATAGTTAATAATAATGATGATCAACATCGTATTATGACACCAATTGAAGCTCACCAAGTTGGAGTTGATTATATGGTTATTGGTCGACCAATAACACGAGCTCTTAATCCTTATGCGACATTACAATATATATTAAAATCTTTACTAAAAGAAAATAAATATTAAATGTAATTAAACCTCTTTTTTTATGAAAAATTTTATAAAAATAAAATAAATACTTTTAATATTAAAATATTAAAAAATTAAATAAAATACCTCATTATTTTATATTGCTAAATTAGCAATTATACTACGTGTTTCCATTCGTACTTGACTTATGGTGATATTAATAATATCAGTAACACGATAAATTATTTTATCTTTAATATATATAGTTCCACTTTCCTGTACAAATATTAAATCATCACGTATAGTATGAATAAAAGTAGCAGGAATATAAGCATTAGCACCATTTTCTTGAATACGTACACGCATTCCACTACGTAATACATCAATGATTTCAGCAGTAAATTTATGAGATGTACCTGCAAAAGATAACAAGAAGTATGCGTAAAGCCAATCGTTTATATCACGTTCTGCCATACGGTGTAATCTACGACGTTCACTAATAGTTATTGTAATATCGTTTTGAGGACACCTAATATTAGTATCCCCTCGAATAATTGCCTTTAATAAACGATGGTTTATCATATCACCAAACTTACGAATAGGTGAAGTCCAAGTTGCATAAGATTCTAATCCAAGAGCGAAATGTGGGCCTGGTTCAGTACTAATTTCTACAAAAGAATAAAAACGACGAATACGATTGTCTAAATATTGTGTTGGTTGAGCATCAAGTTTACGATGTATCTGACGAAATCCTTCTAAAGTAGTAATTTCTTTTTGATCTACTTTAATCCCATGTTCACAAAGAATATCTACAACTTGTACAACATTTGACAAATTAAAACCAGCATGTAAAGTATAAATCCCAAAACCTAATTTTTTCTGTAAAAATTTTGCTGCACATATATTAGCTAATATCATGGTTTCTTCTATAATACGATTAGCAATTCGTCTATGTTCAAGAATAATATCTAATACTTTTCCTTTCTCATCTAATAAAAAATGGTAGTCTGGGCGATCTTTAAATACTAATGCATTAGTTTGTCGCCATTTAAACCGTGCTAAACATAAATGATTTAATAAATTAATTTGATTGGCAATATCTTTATTTGCAGGTGTCCAAGATCCGATATTTTCTAACCAATCAGAAACATTATTATATACTAACGTAGCTTTTGATTCGATCCACGCAGTAAAGAAAGTAATATCTTCTTCCATACTACCATCTTTTAGTATATTAACGTGGCAAACTAGTACTGGACGACGTACATTTTGATGTAATGAACATATATTATCCGAAAGATCACGTGGTAACATAGGTATATTAAATCCTGGTAGATAATTCGTAAATACCCGTTGAGATGCTAGTATATCTAAATTACTACCTTGAGCAATGTAACAAGTAGGATCAGCAATAGCGATATTTAAAGAAAATTTTTCATCTAATGTTTTTGTAATATATAATGCATCATCAATATCTTTAGTATCAGCGCTGTCTATCGTAATAAAAGTCATTTCAGTTAGATCTTCCCGCTGTAAGTTCTCTTCGAGCATATGACCAAATTTTATTTTTGGCGCTTCACGCTCTAAATTATAACGTGATAATGTAACCCACCATGGAGCGAAATAATCTTCACTTGTAGTAATGAATTCCGTTAATTCAGCGGAAAAACAACCATTATTTTTCAATGGATGACTACACATTTCTGCAACTGCCCAATCTCCAACTTTAAAATCATGTATTAAGTCATGCCTAAGTCGACATTGAATAGGATTTTTTAGTAACGGATGATCAGGTATAATCAAAAGATTACTATTTTTTTTTTGAATCCGCCCAACAAAGCGAGTTAAAAATGGTTCAACTAAAGATTCTGGCTCTGCATTTTTACGATCTTTATCAGTATAAATAACAGCAATAATACGATCGCTATGCATAACTTTTTTCATTTGTAAAGGTGGAATAAAATAACTTTTTTGAGAATCAACCTCAAGAAAACCAAAACCTTTTTCTGTACTTCTTACAATACCTTCAACACGAGGAGCTAGCGCATGAAGTTTCTTTTTTAACTGTGTAAGTAATGGGTTATCATGAAACATAATTTATCTAATTTTATTATTAAAAAACAGGTAACAATTTCATTGAAATCAAATTAACAAAAAAATAATTTACAATTATAAAAATTAATTAATTTTAATTTTTATTTTCTAAAAAAATATCATGTTAATAATTTGTTAAACTAAGCTTTACAGGTATTGATTTAGAGGTTGGTGTACCACTGTCATCTCCATAGCTAGATAGTGGAACAAGAGGATTAGTTTCTGGATAGTAAGCTGCAATATTACCGCGTGGTATATTATATGGTACTAACTTGAATGCTTTTACACTACGAGTAATACCATCATTCCATACCGTTTCAATATCTACTAATTGACCTTCACTAAATCCTAATGAATGGATATCTTTTTTATTAATAAATAACACGTTTCTCTGACCATAAATACCTCGATAACGATCATCTAGGCCATAAATTGTAGTATTATATTGATCATGAGATCTTATAGTTTGTAATACAAAAGGTATTACTTTATTTCCAAGTTGTGGAAATAAAGATTTTGGTAAAGTAGCACTACTAAACTCTGCTTTACCTGATGATGTATTAAAATTGAGCTCTGCTGCTTGATTTCCTAAATAAAAACTATTTGATGTATTACATTTTTTATTAAAATCGGTAAATCCAGGAACGATTGCAGCAATTTGATCGCGAATTAAATTATAATTATCAGCTAATGCTAACCAATTTATTTGATCATTTCCAATAGTATAATGAGCGATATTTGAAATAATAGATATTTCTGACCGTTGAGTATCTGATAAGGGAATACTAATTCCTTTTGAAGGGTGTATCATACTAAAAGTATCTTCTACTGTAATATATTGATTACCAGTCGCTTGCAAATCACGCTCAGTACGACCAAGAGTTGGTAGAATAATACATTCTTTACCTGGAACAAGATGGCTGCGATTAAGTTTAGTACTAATATATACCGTTAAATCACAATTTCTTAAACCTTTTTCAGCACGTGGAGAATCTGGAGCAGCAGCAGCTAAATTTCCACCTAAAGAAATGAATACTTTTACTTGATTATTTAACATTGCGTTCAGTGCTTGTATAGTATT includes:
- the pyrF gene encoding orotidine-5'-phosphate decarboxylase; its protein translation is MITSPIIIALDFNNINNIMEFVDKIDPKQCGLKIGKETFTLFGPSLIKILQDRKFKVFLDLKFHDIPHTTACAVSAAADLGVWIVNVHAYGGERMMNAARESLIPFGKNAPLLIAVTVLTSINQKDLNELGINLTPAQQGEKLARLASKCGLDGVICSAQEAALLKKVNQNFIIVTPGIRLIVNNNDDQHRIMTPIEAHQVGVDYMVIGRPITRALNPYATLQYILKSLLKENKY
- a CDS encoding exoribonuclease II, with the protein product MFHDNPLLTQLKKKLHALAPRVEGIVRSTEKGFGFLEVDSQKSYFIPPLQMKKVMHSDRIIAVIYTDKDRKNAEPESLVEPFLTRFVGRIQKKNSNLLIIPDHPLLKNPIQCRLRHDLIHDFKVGDWAVAEMCSHPLKNNGCFSAELTEFITTSEDYFAPWWVTLSRYNLEREAPKIKFGHMLEENLQREDLTEMTFITIDSADTKDIDDALYITKTLDEKFSLNIAIADPTCYIAQGSNLDILASQRVFTNYLPGFNIPMLPRDLSDNICSLHQNVRRPVLVCHVNILKDGSMEEDITFFTAWIESKATLVYNNVSDWLENIGSWTPANKDIANQINLLNHLCLARFKWRQTNALVFKDRPDYHFLLDEKGKVLDIILEHRRIANRIIEETMILANICAAKFLQKKLGFGIYTLHAGFNLSNVVQVVDILCEHGIKVDQKEITTLEGFRQIHRKLDAQPTQYLDNRIRRFYSFVEISTEPGPHFALGLESYATWTSPIRKFGDMINHRLLKAIIRGDTNIRCPQNDITITISERRRLHRMAERDINDWLYAYFLLSFAGTSHKFTAEIIDVLRSGMRVRIQENGANAYIPATFIHTIRDDLIFVQESGTIYIKDKIIYRVTDIINITISQVRMETRSIIANLAI